The Plasmodium cynomolgi strain B DNA, scaffold: 0113, whole genome shotgun sequence genome includes the window TGAGGTTACATGTACCAAATATTGTGAAGAAGTAATTTCTTTGGATGATACAAATGAAGCTGTTATTTTGCTTTGCGccaaaatagtaaaaaactTAAAAGAATTACCAAGTATTCTGAAGAGTGTTACTTCTCAAGATGATCTATGCTCATATTTGCGTTACTGGtcttatgaaaaaataatagatatatttaataaatatccaccaaaatataataattattctgTCCTTAATAAACTCAATTATGTTCTGTTTACAGTTAATAATGATTTAAAAGCAGATAAATGGTGTTCCTATAATTTTGATGGTATTTTTagtaaatgggaaaaagagaaagagctacatgattattttaaaaattttgaaaaaataaatgataatattgataaaaaaactaGTAATTGTAATACATATTTGGAATACCTTAAGCACATTAGTGAACTGTATATGAAAGATCTAAAATATTGTTGCGCATATTATACTAATCCTGATCCGGGTTATTTAGAGATGtgtccaaaatattttaaatgtgaaaagaaatattttccacatAGCCTCATATCGAAgttaaattgtaaaaatgagaagataGATACAAACGTggatgaaatatttaaaggTTTATTCGTTGATCTTGGTGTTGTAACGATTAGTAGGATGAATAATCGTGCTGCAACGAATTATTCAATAAAAAGCTCAACACAAAATATAGTAACACCTTTAATGGGTGACCGATTTAATAGTGCGATGTTATATGGCTATTCATTTCTGGGAATagctttgcttttttttattatataaagtaatcAAAAACGACGTTTTATTTGAATAACtagaatatattttgcatatcattgataattatatgtaaaatgaGTGTGTActtattcattaaaaattatttttgcttcttaGATTACCAACCTTAGATCCAGCTTTAGCAGAAGAACCAATCTAAGTGATATAGCCAGAAGCGATATGCAAATGAAATATGATGAAGCACGTCCGCCAGAAAGTGCACTCCCCTCGAAAAAGAATTCACAAGAAGAGCGAATTCGCATTGCTTATGCCTCTTCAAATTGATGTATGCTCACTGGAATCACAGAAtgtaaatttgtttaaagCTTATGGATGAGGAATTTTTCATGTTATTCCGCTACTTACTATAAATAATgatatcaaaaatgaaaaatattgttataaatgtgcatatttgtttttctaactttttcctcatatttttacacttaaaattttttcataattttatgatgTATAGGTTGTATATATTACAACCcccacaattttgtttataacGTTTATGTCCCTATTTAATACACATTTGGTGGGAGTCACACATAATTGACgtttaattattatacttATTGATTATCCAAATAAGTTTCATTGTGATTCAAACAACCTTTTTAGTTATATGTCATaagtttagggttcagggtttataTTTAAAGTATTTCTATGTTTTAGGatagatatataaataagcGAAACGATgagattatttaaatatcagtaaaattttcatcatgaaataaacctgtgaaacagttcaaattgtagaaaatattaaatttaattgttaaatgaatacttctgTGGAATATTACCATTAGCTTGCTAAAATAGTAAACATAGAAAATTTAAGGgagaatattatttttttgttttctttcatgttgtatatgcttaagatttcaaaaatgtatgcgaagccgtaaaatttttgttatat containing:
- a CDS encoding CYIR protein (putative;~vir-type antigen), coding for MDEHTSDEVTCTKYCEEVISLDDTNEAVILLCAKIVKNLKELPSILKSVTSQDDLCSYLRYWSYEKIIDIFNKYPPKYNNYSVLNKLNYVLFTVNNDLKADKWCSYNFDGIFSKWEKEKELHDYFKNFEKINDNIDKKTSNCNTYLEYLKHISELYMKDLKYCCAYYTNPDPGYLEMCPKYFKCEKKYFPHSLISKLNCKNEKIDTNVDEIFKGLFVDLGVVTIIIKNDVLFE